The proteins below are encoded in one region of Juglans microcarpa x Juglans regia isolate MS1-56 chromosome 4D, Jm3101_v1.0, whole genome shotgun sequence:
- the LOC121259061 gene encoding uncharacterized protein LOC121259061 isoform X2 yields MEDPSEEWKIKEYSSEAICGKVSWMLNKGLLLGKNILIAGIVVSTTPLVLPSLLAISAIGLAVSVPSGLILASYACSEKLMRKLFPGTAAPPLLLDFGLVSNDEEICRDEEKEEGVVGFGGEVDMVDGEEDRMEETERMGEMSIELVEKEIEDNTEGKATAGADYGQGRAKKDKKEFVEDVGEYEDEEEEKPLEERIEVKHGLKEEKEEPEIEGKTDEQLLQEGHGLVVVIEGDEGSGNKVGKVETLFQGTTAALEELGCPKKVSGIEEEELLRETRVLIERLRDEGTGDDAEKDYRRRVEERQGGAEEGGDDKDQDFPLNRNLDVVISLNTDEREIVDESGLDLFDVKTVVLLKESSTNMGREAAESAERFVSATVHASSLPSEKDIIVPSSEILYNEKEIWEKIDAMRTIVGYKATPQRTCIEELKSLYIFTGVELPASASASASFKDPSDLGKVYESLQFLMSIVGVK; encoded by the exons ATGGAAGACCCAAGTGAGGAGTGGAAGATTAAAGAATACTCATCTGAAGCTATTTGTGGCAAGGTCAGTTGGATGTTGAACAAGGGACTGCTACTAGGAAAGAATATTTTGATCGCGGGTATTGTAGTTTCGACCACGCCATTGGTTCTTCCTTCACTATTGGCTATTTCGGCGATCGGGTTAGCTGTTTCAGTCCCTTCTGGGCTGATTTTGGCAAGCTATGCTTGCTCTGAGAAACTTATGCGAAAGTTGTTCCCAGGGACAGCAGCCCCTCCACTTCTGCTGGATTTTGGACTGGTCtctaatgatgaagaaatatgtagggatgaagaaaaggaagagggaGTTGTCGGGTTTGGAGGAGAAGTTGATATGGTTGATGGGGAAGAAGACCGTATGGAGGAGACAGAGAGAATGGGTGAGATGAGCATTGAATTGGTTGAGAAGGAAATTGAGGATAATACAGAAGGGAAAGCCACAGCAGGGGCTGATTATGGGCAAGGACGTGCAAAGAAGGACAAGAAAGAATTTGTAGAAGATGTTGGGGAGTatgaagatgaggaggaggaaaagCCTTTGGAAGAGAGAATTGAAGTCAAACATGGACtgaaagaagagaaggaagaaccTGAGATTGAAGGAAAGACGGATGAACAGCTACTGCAAGAGGGGCATGGACTTGTGGTTGTAATCGAGGGAGATGAGGGAAGTGGCAACAAAGTTGGAAAAGTGGAGACACTGTTTCAAGGAACAACTGCAGCTTTAGAAGAACTTGGTTGTCCCAAAAAAGTGAGTGGCATTGAAGAAGAGGAATTATTGAGAGAGACAAGGGTACTGATTGAAAGACTCAGGGATGAGGGTACAGGTGATGATGCAGAGAAAGATTACAGACGTCGTGTAGAGGAAAGGCAAGGTGGTGCAGAAGAGGGAGGTGATGATAAAGATCAGGATTTCCCTTTAAACAGGAACCTGGATGTTGTAATTTCCTTAAATACAGATGAAAGGGAGATTGTTGATGAAAGTGGACTCGATTTGTTTGATGTCAAAACTGTAGTCCTTCTCAAAG AATCATCAACTAATATGGGCAGAGAAGCGGCAGAATCTGCGGAGCGTTTTGTTTCAGCTACAGTTCATGCGTCTAGCCTTCCCTCTGAGAAAGACATTATCGTTCCTTCAAGTGAG ATATTGTACAATGAGAAGGAGATCTGGGAAAAGATTGATGCCATGCGAACCATAGTAGGTTATAAGGCCACGCCCCAAAGAACGTGCATAGAGGAACTAAAATCTCTCTACATCTTCACTGGAGTGGAGCTACCTGCCTCTGCCTCTGCCTCTGCCTCGTTCAAGGACCCCTCTGATCTTGGAAAAGTTTATGAGAGTCTCCAATTTCTCATGTCCATAGTTGGAGTAAAGTAG
- the LOC121259061 gene encoding uncharacterized protein LOC121259061 isoform X1, translating into MEDPSEEWKIKEYSSEAICGKVSWMLNKGLLLGKNILIAGIVVSTTPLVLPSLLAISAIGLAVSVPSGLILASYACSEKLMRKLFPGTAAPPLLLDFGLVSNDEEICRDEEKEEGVVGFGGEVDMVDGEEDRMEETERMGEMSIELVEKEIEDNTEGKATAGADYGQGRAKKDKKEFVEDVGEYEDEEEEKPLEERIEVKHGLKEEKEEPEIEGKTDEQLLQEGHGLVVVIEGDEGSGNKVGKVETLFQGTTAALEELGCPKKVSGIEEEELLRETRVLIERLRDEGTGDDAEKDYRRRVEERQGGAEEGGDDKDQDFPLNRNLDVVISLNTDEREIVDESGLDLFDVKTVVLLKESSTNMGREAAESAERFVSATVHASSLPSEKDIIVPSSELIQILYNEKEIWEKIDAMRTIVGYKATPQRTCIEELKSLYIFTGVELPASASASASFKDPSDLGKVYESLQFLMSIVGVK; encoded by the exons ATGGAAGACCCAAGTGAGGAGTGGAAGATTAAAGAATACTCATCTGAAGCTATTTGTGGCAAGGTCAGTTGGATGTTGAACAAGGGACTGCTACTAGGAAAGAATATTTTGATCGCGGGTATTGTAGTTTCGACCACGCCATTGGTTCTTCCTTCACTATTGGCTATTTCGGCGATCGGGTTAGCTGTTTCAGTCCCTTCTGGGCTGATTTTGGCAAGCTATGCTTGCTCTGAGAAACTTATGCGAAAGTTGTTCCCAGGGACAGCAGCCCCTCCACTTCTGCTGGATTTTGGACTGGTCtctaatgatgaagaaatatgtagggatgaagaaaaggaagagggaGTTGTCGGGTTTGGAGGAGAAGTTGATATGGTTGATGGGGAAGAAGACCGTATGGAGGAGACAGAGAGAATGGGTGAGATGAGCATTGAATTGGTTGAGAAGGAAATTGAGGATAATACAGAAGGGAAAGCCACAGCAGGGGCTGATTATGGGCAAGGACGTGCAAAGAAGGACAAGAAAGAATTTGTAGAAGATGTTGGGGAGTatgaagatgaggaggaggaaaagCCTTTGGAAGAGAGAATTGAAGTCAAACATGGACtgaaagaagagaaggaagaaccTGAGATTGAAGGAAAGACGGATGAACAGCTACTGCAAGAGGGGCATGGACTTGTGGTTGTAATCGAGGGAGATGAGGGAAGTGGCAACAAAGTTGGAAAAGTGGAGACACTGTTTCAAGGAACAACTGCAGCTTTAGAAGAACTTGGTTGTCCCAAAAAAGTGAGTGGCATTGAAGAAGAGGAATTATTGAGAGAGACAAGGGTACTGATTGAAAGACTCAGGGATGAGGGTACAGGTGATGATGCAGAGAAAGATTACAGACGTCGTGTAGAGGAAAGGCAAGGTGGTGCAGAAGAGGGAGGTGATGATAAAGATCAGGATTTCCCTTTAAACAGGAACCTGGATGTTGTAATTTCCTTAAATACAGATGAAAGGGAGATTGTTGATGAAAGTGGACTCGATTTGTTTGATGTCAAAACTGTAGTCCTTCTCAAAG AATCATCAACTAATATGGGCAGAGAAGCGGCAGAATCTGCGGAGCGTTTTGTTTCAGCTACAGTTCATGCGTCTAGCCTTCCCTCTGAGAAAGACATTATCGTTCCTTCAAGTGAG CTGATACAGATATTGTACAATGAGAAGGAGATCTGGGAAAAGATTGATGCCATGCGAACCATAGTAGGTTATAAGGCCACGCCCCAAAGAACGTGCATAGAGGAACTAAAATCTCTCTACATCTTCACTGGAGTGGAGCTACCTGCCTCTGCCTCTGCCTCTGCCTCGTTCAAGGACCCCTCTGATCTTGGAAAAGTTTATGAGAGTCTCCAATTTCTCATGTCCATAGTTGGAGTAAAGTAG